One genomic segment of Linepithema humile isolate Giens D197 chromosome 5, Lhum_UNIL_v1.0, whole genome shotgun sequence includes these proteins:
- the LOC105674434 gene encoding uncharacterized protein isoform X1 codes for MRNIRSNAVVTYRVHITFARNSCRNRGLRQRLLKITIERAMQTNETDTEISKADQSQAIVNGAHCEENDKMSVKQEVINEPNTSGILLNSARRIIPSVSGELPKLSRTMSRTEAVRQDVRRLKSVTLGRMGKMFKTRTPIAGRSSTGLDTNVTSVNNSDETASKKEKANSLGRMLKLIDKDGSPKKLFVRPRAGSLSRILRRHPHNEDKGIIDKPAEDTTRGILSRMLSQLRGKLSRERNHR; via the exons ATGCGTAATATTAGATCAAACGCCGTTGTCACGTATCGAGTTCATATCACGTTCGCCCGGAATTCATGCAGAAATCGGGGATTGCGCCAGCGGCTACTAAAAATTACTATCGAACGCGCGATGCAGACGAACGAGACGGATACAGAAATTTCCAAGGCAGATCAATCGCAG GCCATTGTTAACGGTGCTCATTGCGAAGAAAACGACAAAATGTCAGTAAAGCAAGAGGTAATTAACGAGCCCAATACATCAGGAATACTACTGA ATTCCGCACGGCGGATCATCCCGTCAGTATCGGGGGAATTGCCGAAATTATCTCGCACGATGTCAAGAACTGAGGCCGTTAGGCAAGACGTCCGAAGGCTGAAGAGTGTCACGTTGGGCAGAATGGGGAAGATGTTTAAGACACGTACGCCCATCGCGGGTAGATCCTCTACAGGTTTGGACACA AATGTGACAAGCGTCAATAATAGTGACGAGACAGcatcgaaaaaagaaaaggcaAACTCTTTGGGAAGGATGCTTAAACTCATCGACAAAGACGGTTCGCCTAAGAAACTTTTTGTTCGTCCCCGTGCAGGATCACTGAGTCGTATACTACGTAGGCATCCTCATAATGAGGACAAAGGAATTATCGATAAACCCGCGGAGGACACGACGCGTGGAATTCTCTCTAGAATGCTCAGCCAACTGAGAGGAAA gTTGTCCCGTGAGCGGAACCACCGCTAA
- the LOC105674434 gene encoding uncharacterized protein isoform X2 produces MQTNETDTEISKADQSQAIVNGAHCEENDKMSVKQEVINEPNTSGILLNSARRIIPSVSGELPKLSRTMSRTEAVRQDVRRLKSVTLGRMGKMFKTRTPIAGRSSTGLDTNVTSVNNSDETASKKEKANSLGRMLKLIDKDGSPKKLFVRPRAGSLSRILRRHPHNEDKGIIDKPAEDTTRGILSRMLSQLRGKLSRERNHR; encoded by the exons ATGCAGACGAACGAGACGGATACAGAAATTTCCAAGGCAGATCAATCGCAG GCCATTGTTAACGGTGCTCATTGCGAAGAAAACGACAAAATGTCAGTAAAGCAAGAGGTAATTAACGAGCCCAATACATCAGGAATACTACTGA ATTCCGCACGGCGGATCATCCCGTCAGTATCGGGGGAATTGCCGAAATTATCTCGCACGATGTCAAGAACTGAGGCCGTTAGGCAAGACGTCCGAAGGCTGAAGAGTGTCACGTTGGGCAGAATGGGGAAGATGTTTAAGACACGTACGCCCATCGCGGGTAGATCCTCTACAGGTTTGGACACA AATGTGACAAGCGTCAATAATAGTGACGAGACAGcatcgaaaaaagaaaaggcaAACTCTTTGGGAAGGATGCTTAAACTCATCGACAAAGACGGTTCGCCTAAGAAACTTTTTGTTCGTCCCCGTGCAGGATCACTGAGTCGTATACTACGTAGGCATCCTCATAATGAGGACAAAGGAATTATCGATAAACCCGCGGAGGACACGACGCGTGGAATTCTCTCTAGAATGCTCAGCCAACTGAGAGGAAA gTTGTCCCGTGAGCGGAACCACCGCTAA